Genomic DNA from Corylus avellana chromosome ca4, CavTom2PMs-1.0:
tattattttattttgtatttatttttaaagagtaaaataatattttcttattatttttaaagtggGCCACGTGTCTGGTTGATGGAGAGATCCTAGCCATCAACTGGTTCCTAAGGTCAAAGGTTATTCGACCGAGACCGAAAACTCTGTCACACTTaaattagcatatatatatttatttaagaaatgagaaaataatataaaattgctTCTAGGTTCTAAATAAACCGGTATATGTGTGAGAGGTATGAAAGAGGGAGGAGATAAGAGAGCGATAGAGAGAGAGTGGAGTGAGAGTGTCTAAATAAGATAGAGTGGATGATGACATAATGtaaataagtataaaaagaaTGAGACCCGCTAAgagatattttctccccaacatGCCTGTTTCTTTTATAAGTATAAAAAGAACAAGACCCGCTAGgagatattttctccccaacatGCCTGTTTCTTTTATAAGTATAAAAAGAATGAGACCCGCTAGGAGATACTTTCTCCCCAACATGCCtgtttcttttataagtaaaaagaaTGAGACCCGCTAGgagatattttctccccaacatGCCTGTTTCTTTTATTCTGTAATATTCGATTTGGGACCTACAATCAATAGACAGAAATTATATTGTCATATTGTGctcctatttttcttttttttcttttttttttttatgtctttctttttgtgttatGCGACGCTGTGAAAGAAAGTGCCAGATTAAATGCGCGCGGTCCATTTaatcggaataggatcctctccatttcaaaatcccttcatttcctttatttagtgcattttgaagagtattgcatttaatgcactactatcattaaaaattttagacaacactacccttcaaaatgcactaaatggaagaaatagagggattttgaaatggagaggatccttttcccaTTTAATCAGTCGTAACCATTTTATATATCGAAATATTGAatccttataaaataaaagtataccAAATAAACCCTTATAATAAACCCTTATAAAACTATATCAAATACATTCAAGTTAGAAAAAGGTtcccaaataaaattaaaatacgaGAATTTAGGTATAAGGTTTTCTAATTGTCTCTTTTAAATTATACCATTTAAAAGTTGATTAAATGGTTCAGAAATAAAAGTTGATTATTGAATGTGTTTGATGATCTGTAAGGTGAATCACGTAAATTAACACTAGGCAAATCAGATTTGTCTTTCGAAATATTTTAGTTCAGAAATTGACAAAACTGTCTACATCAGAGGAACGAAAGGAGGCAAAGGTAGTGCAATAAAgatctaatttttgtttaattatttcctCAAATCTTAAATATCTCATGGGCTCAGTCCACTTTTAAACAAAACTGTCTGTATCAGAGGATAATCGTGCATGGGGGCATGGGAAATGGACTAGCTAGGAACATGCCAGCGACAGACAGCAGTGATGAAGTGGACATTTTATTGCAGCTTGAGTTGGATGGTCAGGGGATGGCCGTGTAGGTAATTAATATTCTTCTAACACGTAACTGCTCAAACTTTTTCAATGTGTGTTCTAACTTTCTCATAAAATAAGTCTTAACatgcaaaatttttaattgaaataaaaagtaaattacgATGTTAGAGTTGGAACTCAATGCCTCATCAATTATCTTGAAAGTTGTTTAGGTTAATGGgaaattaatgataaattaaataatttaattgatatttaatATGGAGTATTAGAAAGGTAATTTCGTTCCTTTTGCATGCATGTATGATGTATCCGatgcgaagaaaaaaaaacttctcgACATTATTTactttgggtaaagtccacttaatccttttaaactaccacccaaatgacaatctaccccctaaattatcaattacgacaatttactcctcaaactactaaaacaatgttAATGTActccccaatgctagcaaaatgacgaaattacctcTATAGAAtattcaataagacaaaaatatccttacaattttaaaaaaataaaataaataaattttagtatttttgtttttattttaataagggtaatttcatcattttgttaaaattgagggtacattgtcattgttttagtagttttggggttaaattattacaattgataatttaaggggtagattgtcattgaggtaGTAGTATGAAgaggttaagtgaactttacccattTACTTTCCATGTTTAGAAAATTATTGTTCTCCAAGTAAACAATAATAATGACCGAAgtgtctccaagaggtagctcaattggttgggatcacgcctaatgaaacgaaggtcactagttcgaatccatCTTCCTTTCctatgcggacatgtaaaaaaaataataataatgaccgAAGTTTTAACATCAAGTATTAATTAGGATAGCTTGAATATTGGActaattggaatttttttgaaaatgtcaAATCGGGTCATATTCGAAGGAGAATCGTGTGGGGAATGGTGAATGGACTAGGAACAGGCGGTCGGTTAAGTTTGGAATTTACATGGCAGCATTGGTTGATCGGTCACGGTTGTCTTCATatgtaatattattaatttcatCAATATTCCCACCAGCTATAATTTTCTAATAAGACGACAAGTTTTGATTGAAGAATTTGGCCAAACATGGCTAAAAGCCAGCGTGACCAAACAAACAGCCTACCGGGGACAAAAATGGATACTTTATATTGCCCAGTCTCTCTTGcacctctctatatatatttatagatgAAGAACAATAGCTGAAGCACGATCTGTGATTGAACATAAAAGATAAACCTTCAATGGCTCTCTATCCCTTATCCATTTGGCTTCCTCTTCTCTTGCTTTTCCCTCTACTCCTTCTCATgatcaaaaagaagaaggatgCTCGAAGGCAAAACAAACGCCCTCCTCCAAGCCCTCCTAAGCTTCCCATTATAGGTAACTTGCACCAAATTGGTGAATTGCTTCACCAATCTTTGTGGCGACTCTCCCAAAAATACGGCCCCGTGATGCTCCTTCATCTCGGTAGCATACCAACTGTTATTTTATCTTCTGCTGAGGCTGCAAGAGAGGCAATAAAAGTTCATGATCTTGACTGTTGCAGTAGGCCAATCATGGCCACCACTAGAAGACTTACTTATAATTATAAGGACATGGCTTTTGGACCTTATAGCGAATATTGGAGAGAGATACGGAAAATATGTGTTCTTGAGGTTTTCAGCGTGAAGAGAGTGCAATCATATCGGTCCATTAGGGAAGAAGAAGTTTCTTTGCTCATCAATTCAATATCCCAGTCTTCGTCCTCTGCAACCCTTGTTGATCTTTCTGAGAAGCTGTATTCTCTCACTGCAAGCATAACTTTTAGGGTTGCTTACGGCCAGAGTTTCCGCGGGAGTGATTTGGATAATGAAAAATTTCAAGATCTGGTTCATGGGGCTGAAGCCTTGATGGGAAGCTTCGATGCATCCGAGTACTTTCCGTACGTGGGATGGATTATGGACAAGCTATCTAGTAGACGTCATAGGCTTGAAAGGCTTTCCCATGAGTTGGATAATTTTTTCCAACAGGTCATTGATCTTCACCTCAGTCCCGACAGGACAGAACAAGAGCACGAGGACATCATCGATGTGCTCCTGAGAATAGAAAGGGAGCAAAACGACCCTGGTCGGTTCACTAAAGATAACATCAAGGCAGTCCTCTTGGTAAGCTGCCAATCTTTCTTCCCGGCCGTTTCCTGTATTTAATACAATCTTTGGTCACAGTCTTTTATTTGCTTATCATTAATTATGAAACTTATTAACTTCTGCTAGCTTACCTGTGATATTCGTATATCAGAATATGTTTTTTGGTGGAATCGACACCGGTGCAATTACAATGGCATGGGCAATGGCAGAGCTTGTTAGGAACCCAAGAGTGATGAAGAAAGCCCAAGATGAAGTTAGAAATTTCGTTGGAAACAGAGGAAAAGTCACTGAAGAAGACACCGATCAGCTTCCTTACCTCAAGATGATACTGAAAGAAACTTTAAGGTTGCACCCTCCAGGCACACTGCTACTTCCAAGAGAGGCCATGAAACACTTTAAGATCAATGGTTATGACATTTACCCGAAAACACTACTCCAAATCAATGCTTGGGCAATAGGACGAGATCCTGAGTACTGGAAGAACCCAGAAGAATTCAGCCCAGAAAGGTTCATTGATGGCTCTATTGATTATAAAGGCCAACATTTTGAGTTATTACCATTTGGAGCTGGTCGAAGAGGTTGTCCTGGGATATATATGGCAACATCAACAATTGAGCACGCACTCGCAAATCTTTTGTATGTTTTCGACTGGAAATTACCCTATGGGATGAAGGAGGAAAACATTGACATGGAAGAGTCGGTTGGTCTTAGCCTTGCTACCCATAAAAAAACAGCTCTAAACCTTGTGCCGGTTAAAGTGTTTTAGTGGCAATCAGATGATAGCCCGAGCTTAAGAGCATTCCTGTTTA
This window encodes:
- the LOC132176951 gene encoding cytochrome P450 71B37-like; its protein translation is MALYPLSIWLPLLLLFPLLLLMIKKKKDARRQNKRPPPSPPKLPIIGNLHQIGELLHQSLWRLSQKYGPVMLLHLGSIPTVILSSAEAAREAIKVHDLDCCSRPIMATTRRLTYNYKDMAFGPYSEYWREIRKICVLEVFSVKRVQSYRSIREEEVSLLINSISQSSSSATLVDLSEKLYSLTASITFRVAYGQSFRGSDLDNEKFQDLVHGAEALMGSFDASEYFPYVGWIMDKLSSRRHRLERLSHELDNFFQQVIDLHLSPDRTEQEHEDIIDVLLRIEREQNDPGRFTKDNIKAVLLNMFFGGIDTGAITMAWAMAELVRNPRVMKKAQDEVRNFVGNRGKVTEEDTDQLPYLKMILKETLRLHPPGTLLLPREAMKHFKINGYDIYPKTLLQINAWAIGRDPEYWKNPEEFSPERFIDGSIDYKGQHFELLPFGAGRRGCPGIYMATSTIEHALANLLYVFDWKLPYGMKEENIDMEESVGLSLATHKKTALNLVPVKVF